A section of the Saccopteryx leptura isolate mSacLep1 chromosome 6, mSacLep1_pri_phased_curated, whole genome shotgun sequence genome encodes:
- the LCMT2 gene encoding tRNA wybutosine-synthesizing protein 4, whose product MGPRSRKRQEGAVQSTNDSSALSKSSLAARGYVHDTFASLLVPGTVRRAPLIHRGYYVRARAVGHCIHSFLERTCGVPSARRAQILSLGAGSDSLYFRLKSAGHLAWAAVWEVDYPNVARRKAERIRDTPELCAITGPFQSGDCASALCFESLDYRILGLDLRHLERLDQALAATGLDAAAPTLLLAEAVLTYLEPDDSATLIAWAARRFPNGLFVIYEQMRPHDTFGQFMQQHFQQLNSPLHGLDRFPDVESQERRFLQAGWTACSAIDMNEFYRCFLPAEERQRMENLEPFDEFEEWHLKCAHYFILAASRGDTFSKTLVFPSSELFPRVEPASTSGILPANVVSSDIQGPNLKRYGHASVLLSPGLILSGGGFGEQDGRHCRVSKFHLLSRYCDFEWKGKQVCSWGTGVQWDGRLYHTMTRLSDTQVLVLGGRLSPVTPALGILQLHFYRREDNSTEDLNIKVTKSGPEEDSTLSCWRHSTTEVSYENQKYLFVYGGRTVVKPVLSDWHFLHVQTMAWVRIPVKGEIPEGRHSHSACSWQGGALIAGGLGASEEPLSSVLFLKPVTCGFLWESVNIQPPITPRYSHTAHVLNGKLLLVGGVWIHSSSVPGVTVINLTTGMSSEYQIDTTYVPWPLMLHNHTSILLPEEQQLLLLGGGGNCFSFGTYFNPDIVTLDLSSLSAGP is encoded by the coding sequence ATGGGCCCTCGGAGCCGCAAGCGTCAGGAGGGGGCAGTGCAAAGTACCAACGATAGTAGTGCGCTCAGCAAGAGTTCCCTGGCAGCGCGCGGGTACGTGCACGACACCTTCGCCTCACTTCTAGTTCCGGGGACCGTGCGCCGCGCGCCGCTCATCCACCGCGGCTACTACGTCCGCGCACGCGCTGTAGGACACTGCATACACTCCTTCCTGGAACGGACGTGCGGGGTTCCGAGTGCGCGTCGTGCTCAGATCCTGTCACTGGGAGCAGGCTCAGACTCGCTCTATTTTCGCCTCAAAAGTGCAGGCCACCTGGCTTGGGCTGCTGTGTGGGAGGTAGATTATCCGAACGTGGCGCGGCGCAAAGCAGAGAGGATTCGAGATACGCCGGAGTTGTGCGCGATAACTGGTCCTTTCCAGAGCGGGGATTGCGCGTCAGCTCTGTGCTTTGAGAGCCTGGACTACCGCATCCTGGGTTTGGACTTGAGGCACCTCGAGCGACTCGACCAAGCCCTGGCCGCCACGGGCCTTGATGCGGCCGCACCCACTTTGCTCTTGGCTGAGGCTGTGCTGACCTACCTGGAGCCAGATGATTCCGCGACCCTCATCGCCTGGGCAGCCCGGCGTTTCCCGAATGGCCTTTTCGTGATTTACGAGCAGATGAGGCCGCATGACACCTTTGGCCAGTTCATGCAGCAACATTTTCAGCAGCTAAATTCTCCTCTGCATGGCCTGGACCGCTTTCCCGACGTGGAGTCCCAGGAGCGCCgcttccttcaggctggctggacTGCCTGCAGTGCCATAGACATGAATGAATTCTATCGCTGCTTTTTGCCGGCAGAAGAACGCCAGCGCATGGAAAATCTTGAACCCTTTGACGAGTTTGAGGAGTGGCATTTGAAGTGTGCCCACTACTTCATTCTGGCTGCATCTAGGGGAGACACTTTCTCAAAAACATTGGTGTTTCCATCCTCAGAGCTGTTTCCTCGGGTAGAGCCTGCTTCCACTTCAGGAATCCTCCCAGCCAATGTTGTCTCTAGTGACATCCAGGGCCCAAACTTGAAGAGATATGGCCATGCCTCTGTCCTTTTGAGCCCAGGCCTTATTCTCAGTGGAGGTGGATTTGGGGAGCAGGATGGGCGACATTGCCGAGTGAGCAAGTTTCACTTGCTCTCAAGATACTGTGACTTTGAATGGAAAGGCAAACAAGTATGCAGTTGGGGGACTGGAGTTCAATGGGATGGACGCCTTTATCACACCATGACAAGACTTTCCGATACTCAGGTTCTGGTTCTGGGAGGGAGACTGTCCCCAGTAACTCCAGCCTTAGGAATTCTCCAACTTCATTTTTATAGGAGAGAGGATAATAGTACTGAGGACCTAAACATAAAAGTAACAAAGTCTGGCCCAGAAGAAGATTCCACTTTGTCATGTTGGCGGCATTCAACAACAGAAGTATCCTATGAAAATCAGAAATATTTGTTTGTGTATGGGGGTCGAACTGTAGTGAAACCTGTATTAAGTGACTGGCATTTTCTTCATGTGCAGACAATGGCTTGGGTCAGGATCCCAGTGAAGGGGGAGATTCCTGAAGGTCGGCATTCCCACAGTGCCTGCAGCTGGCAAGGGGGAGCCCTTATTGCTGGAGGTCTGGGTGCTTCTGAGGAGCCATTGAGTTCTGTACTCTTTCTGAAACCAGTCACTTGTGGATTCCTCTGGGAATCAGTAAACATCCAGCCTCCCATTACCCCAAGGTACTCCCACACAGCTCATGTGCTTAATGGGAAGCTTCTACTGGTTGGAGGGGTCTGGATTCATTCCTCCTCAGTCCCTGGAGTGACTGTTATCAATTTGACTACAGGAATGAGCTCTGAGTATCAGATTGACACAACATATGTGCCATGGCCGTTAATGTTGCATAACCATACCAGTATCCTCCTTCCTGAAGAGCAGCAGCTCCTGCTCCTTGGAGGTGGTGGGAACTGCTTTTCCTTTGGCACCTACTTCAACCCCGATATAGTAACATTAGATCTTTCTTCCTTGAGTGCTGGGCCATAA